ggcccttgaggaccaggattggggacccctggtttagacaTTGTTGATGCCTTCTATACTTTATGCCTAATTCAtaagtggaagtgcaaacctgtgaactggtccgtatttggcccttgaactaaaataaatttaacattcctcgtaaatattattttgagattTGATAGTtaagactgggtgtgtcttaactgctccagaagtCCCGCCCATacttaaagcatttttttaatttccagccCAAACTGGAGTTTATTTATGACCAATTTGTGCAAGTATGTTTCGTTACATTTAGTTGTAAATACAGTGGGATTAAGTCAGGTTTAGGTTGGTGAGTTGAGATGAAGTTGTGTCTTAAATTTGGTGGTATTCTGACATCGTACCATGTAGGACTCAACCAGGTAGGTGGTTTCTATGGCCAAACGTTGCTCTTGCTCAATGTTGTATCCCACATAGCAAAGTTTCTCCTTCAGCAACCGAACGGTCTCAAAGTCAGCCGTGTGGTTAAAGGCGTAGCCGCGCAGCAGCAGGAGCTGAGCAGAGGATGAAATGTGGCTTTTCAAATTAGACTCCCAAAAACAACCATGATGACCATTCTCTACTGTGACCTTCAGCTCACCTTGATGAGGTAGCGCGTGATGTCACGCCCAGCGATGTCCAGCCTGCGGGTGAGGTGGGGCAATGAATAACCCTCGTACACTGGACAGATATGGGTGACACCATCCCCAGAGTCGACGACTACGCCGGTGAGCAAACCTAAAGATGAGCATATTTCTCCGTATGACCTTTAGATTGCGTACACAGCCGTCTGTTCACTAAGGCACTGTCCTACCTTGCGCATACAGGGTGAGAACAGCCTGAATCGCCACGTAGATGCCGTGGAACTGGTATTTCTCAAACATGACCTCAGTAATTCTTTCTCGGTTCTTCATTGGGTTCATTGGTGGCTCAGTCAGCAGGATCTGAAGAAGGAACAGCAAACACACCCTGATCAAAGTGTGTCTTATGAAAGAGTGTTTGACCTTACAAAGGGTAGAACTCTGTTGTTCTAAGGAGAAATGAAAGTTCAATTACATGATAAAGAAACTGAAATGTTTAGATCTGATCCCTTCGTAATGCCTTACACTCTTGATATCTACATCTCTTCCGTACTTTGCACTCTTTGGGGTCAATGTCTAGGCGGTCCGGGCCAAAAGTGTGGTCCCACAGGTGGAGCATGTCTTCCCAGCAGAGCACCATGCCATTCTCCATTGGATAGGACAACTCCAGCATGGATCGGCATTCACTGGCCTCATCCCCTACCATTAAGTCCTGGTGGAAGACATCCCAGTCAAAACTCAGGCAAGATTAAATAACCGATTTCACAGAAATGCCTTACAATTTAtgcaaataaacatatattggtTTATAGACACCTTGGAATGCTTTTGCCACCCCTTGATAACCTCTGTGTGTCGTAATCAATAGTTCCGGCATTGCGGTTGTAAAAGAGTGGTTGGGAATCTGAGATGTTAGTGGTGCTGTGAGTTTTGAGCGAGTGCTAAATGTTTTCAACGTTATGTAAAGTTGTTGTTTCCACAAACAAGacttttcagtatttttttttaatctcctgacatgttttgactgtcaactgccagtctttgtcagaggagctctgctgatcgcctttgattgTTCCTtcgaagtttcacttgacttccgtgtaacagtcccagcaagattcattttgtcttctttttttatagtATGTTAAGGAAAACATAGAAGACAATTTCCTGAAAacccttgtctgaataaatgaaaccttaacatgctattcaaaaagtagacaaaatgaatcttgctggaactattgTTTTCACCCTAAAACAGGAAATGTGTTCCAGACTGCCAAACTTGAAAGATCTCTTTGTTTGCAGACGACCctcatgtatttttttccaaacttcACGTATAAAGCTTTAATCCTTCCTCTCCGCTTTTTGGTGTATTTCAGCCACAGTATGCTGAATGAAATGTGAAGATAGCAGCTATTACAGCATTATGTAACTCTGTGTGTAATTTGGCTAGGTTCAGCGTTATGGTTGCCACTAATAAAAGACTGGATACTCACCTTGATCTCGATGTTTCCCACTTTGGTAGTTGATCGTATGATGGGTCGACCCACCAGTGCCGGAAAGATGTGTTCAGGAAAGTTGGATCCGGCAAATCCACACTTGACAAACTGCACGGTGAGAATATTAGAcataaaaagtgtaaaaactcactgtttgtgtgtgtggttgtccTAGACTCAAAGCCTATACTGAATAAATTGACCTGCCTGGAGGCAGTTATTATATTCCATTAAAGAGAGtgtgtttatttatgtaatGCTATTCCATTTCATTATTCAAATGACAACCCATTTGGCAAGACaatagacaataaatatattgaaataaagCAGCGTCACCAATCACTTTGCTTCGCTGCCTGCCAACTCTACACCTCCCACTGTAATGTCTCaacttgtttttgtgtctgtacaCATTCCTTAGCCCGAAGCCATGCAGTGCATTCCTCAACGAGCAAAAGAATAAGTTTCCAGCCGCAGCTTTTTATTCCACCTTCTCTAAAGCAGAATGTTTAAAGAATCCACTgcttttgatttcttttttgatGACTTTACGATCAGTATTTCTCCATAAGAAAACATTCTAGGTATTTAacgctttgtgtgtgtgctcattcATGGTAGGAACAACAAGTCCAGACATATGTTAGTAGCTCACTCTGCAGTATGCACAAGAACACCCTGGACTTTTTCAGTGTTTAGCAATCAAATTGTGAAAAATCAAACTTTCAAATACAAATTGGTTGAATAGGTAACATAAGTCAAATAATGTTTCATAGAGCAACAGTTGGAAGAAGGTAAGATAGCAAAGTGACATGAAGAAGAGTGGCTCACCCCTGTCCCATTGTCACAAACGACCACTTTCCTCCCCTCGCTGTCCATGATTAATCAAATGTTTGAATAAAGCTCAATAAGACAAAAGTCCATCTAACAGAGCGAGGAATCAAGAAAATCCCACATGAATTCTGAAGTCAGTAGAGGTGACAGGTAAGAGCAGGACTGAGGTGCAACTCCCTTCAATGTGGGTGTGTTTACCAGTTTTGGGCGGACTAGAGAGTCCAATtacaatatactgtaaaattacattatttatttacattttaaaggaaattatcattgcatttttaaagctcttattttaatattttatttttgtttattttttaattaagtaAAGAGTGGAGGGAACATGAAACATCTGTTCTGTTGCCATGACGACGACGCGTGTCCTATCGTTTGTTTGAAAAACTCAGTTTCTCGGGAGTCAGTTTTGtgtataacttttttttttgttattttgtacatttttgtgtaatgttgCAGTCATGTTCcgtgtttttggagcaattctgtttatttttattgtcaattgttgtaattttattgaaatttaaattttttttttttttttttataaatgtactgttatttgtgtttttctgtaactttgttttatttgtgtttctttgtggagtattttttgtgtattttattttggttgtcgtattgtgcttttttgtgtaatgttgcagtcatcatctgtgttttttcagtaattttttttacttttgttgtcattgtacttttgtgtgattttattgttcttttttgtctgtttttttttttttttttttgggtggggggtcatttttggatttttactgttgtttctATGTGTTTTTCCTGTGACTTTGTTATCTTGTCTATGagttattttgtgggttttggggagtcatttttgtttatttcatttttgttgtcattttgtactttgTTGTGTAATGTTGTAGTCGTCTCTGGTATTTTCAGAgaagctttgtgtatttttgtgtacattttaatgactggtttaacaaatgttaaaaaaacatttattaaagtcTCTTATTTTGTAGGACAGATGAGCGTGCCGATTTTCCGGCCGCCATCTTGGCTCCCAGCCGTCAGTTTGTAACCAGGTAAACTAATGACTGATTGTTCCAGCTGTAGGTGTTTGGAAGATTGTTTACAACAGGTAAGGACGAATAAACCAACTTTCTCAGAGTTTATCTAAAGTGTGGTGAAGGAAATTGAGTTATTTCTCAATAAAAGTTGGCAAATTTGATAAATTGACGACAACTTATGACGCTAACAAACGTTTGTGAAGCATTAAAGCTTTCCAACAAATTGGTTCAATGAGGGATTCATTTCAGGTGATTTGTGTGCACACAGCACCACCTATTGGCCAAAGTGTGAATATCAGCCTGCTGTATTGTTTCCAgtaattttattgtcattttcttttgaattttttgttgttgtcattttgtatttttcgagtcatttctttatatttttgtcattgttttgtatgtttttctgtatttttccagTCATCaagatgtgtgtttttggaggaaatgtgtatttatttttattgtcatttgtagatattctgttgttgttgtatgtgtgtttttagtccttttgtgtatttttgttggcattttgtactggattcatttttgtgtattttttgtcattttgtacatttttgtgtaatgttgaAGTTGTCTTCtgtgttttctgagtaattttgttcatttttggtgctattttaatgtaattttagtttccttttttgcatgttttttggcagccattttttacttttttttatttttaatgttttttgtgtttttctgtaagtttcttttgtttgttatgagtcattttggttttttttgttgttttttggagtaatttttgtgtatttttgttgttttgtacttttctgtGTAATGTTGCAGTCATTTtcttttctgagtcattttgtttatttttgttgtctttcgacgttttgtgtaattttagtgtactttttgtatgttttttggggggagacaattctttatatttttactttttttgtgttttctgtgactttattattttgtctataatgtgtcattttgtggttttcttggagtcctttttgtgtatttttgttaggGTTTATTGTACtttaatatcctttttttttgttattgcttttgttttgtttttttggagtcatttattttttgctgttgctttttgtgttttgctgTAATTCTGTAAAATAATTCAACCTAAGGCTACATTTGGCCACCAGTTGTCTGTATCTGAATCAGTGGAAATGTGATGCAGTGCAGTTTGTTTACTTaacatcagttaaaaaaaatctatttaaaacatttttcaatacagtatattttagtCAGGATGTGGGTCTCCaataaattgtaattacatGCAACTTATTTATGAAAAATGGTGATTTACCAACGACTACGGTCACAAAACTAGTGCTGTGATGTGTAGCAGAGgaaatatttattcaatttttatTAAGAATCATTTGTAAATAACATCTTTATCCATAACAACAAAGAGTAAACGTCTGCACTTATTGTGGGTTTGAAACCAACAGTGGAATCACATCAAAACACGCTGTTTTAAGATAAAAATAGGTTTATTTACTTACACAAAGCATTTACAAAAcacactttttcttcttcttcttgtaagAAAGACAGCATCAGTaggcctttgtgtgtgtgtgtgtgtgtctgtgtgtgtgtgtgtcctgaccAGGTCTCGCTGTCCCCAAAGCTAATAGGCACATTGACACGAGACCAAACGAGGAGCGTGTTACTCTTCCTCCggttcctcctcttcatcagctCCTGTTATTCATAATCAGAGCAGCTCAGGAACGCTGATTCAATGGGAAACCATATCAttgcattgtaaaaaaaaatagtaataaaaatgaTGCCCTTTGTTCCATTTTAAGGCAGTGAATCATCTCAAATAACTTCCACACTACGCATTTTACACAGTGATCGTGTAATATATTTGTACGTTTATGCCTGATTTATCGTCGAaggagttttattttgaaggtttgCTTTTTCGGCTGCTAAAAAAATCCACGTTTTCCAGTTAATTGTGGATAGTGAAATTACTAATGTGCTTTACTATGTCCCTTTAAATATTTCACCAAAGgcgttgttttttgtttccttttcatGATATTATTATAAACCCTAGACGGAATAATCTAAAGTCGCGTTTCCATCAGTACTAGGAACTTTCAGCAAGTTTGCAtggtcttctttttaaaaataatatgttaaggtttcatttattcagacaaactttttccagtaaatttcctttgatctccggacatgttttgactgtcaactgtcagtcttccttagAGGCAGTGGCCAGCTTGACAtaactgtcaagttggccacgcccagaaagaactcataagaaCACatccacgtaataattccagcaagttctttttgccttctttttgaataatatgtaaagGTTCCATTTACTTAGACaacagtttttcaggaaatttacttgatctcctgacatgtttcgactgtcaactgccagtcttcttcagaggcgtctgctgattgctttgatgtatccttaACTTTGCATATTAATTCCAGCacgttctttttgtcttttctttaataatatgtcaaggtttaatttattcagacaactgttttttaggaaatttactttgatcttagaccagacacctctgaggaagactgacagttggcagtcgaaacatgtcaggagatcaaagtacatttcaaagtacatttcctgaaaacagttgtctgaataaatgaaaccttatttAGTGAGTAAATGTTCCACCAGGGAAAGAACTACCGGGAACATCAAAGTTCTGCGACTTTAAAAGCGGCTCGTGTGGAGTTTTAACGTGTTTAATGAAAACATCTGCATGATATTTTTATAACTAAAGGCCATTGTCATCTGTTCTATAAATAACGTTTGTCCTGAGAGGTTAAAAACCCTGCGTTGGGGTTTTTATTTCTGACCATCACATCAGTCCATCCAGGCTGGATGCCGTACTGTCCCTTTAAGTGCATGAATGTCCTGGTTCTCCAGAACCAACGCCTCTGTCCACTGTCCGCTCTCACGACTCAAACTCGCTGTCGCTGCTGACGGAGATCTCCGGTGTTGATGCGCCCGCCCCTCGCCGTTCACGCTCCATGCTGGAGTCGCTGTTGTCGGGGCTCCCCGGGCGGTGGGGCGAGACCGGAAGGAGGCGGGCGTGGCCATGGCGCtcctggtgggaggagtcaggaGAGCCTTCAGAGGGCAGCAGGGAGGGGTCCTGTTGGagcctgagagagagagagaaaggtgaCGTTAGAGTTAATATGTGTTTTCATATTAGTTTAGTTTATCTtcatttttaaaggaaaaatatgTTAATTCAGCAAAATATCAACGTGTAAACAATCACTGACAATATCCTAAGACGAGATGGCCAACTTTAATCACAGTGCGAGCCACAAAAagattgttgatttttttttttttttttagtttttccagTGATAatctgtagttttgttgttgttttgtgtttttgaagtcatttttgtgtatttttgctgttattttgtctatttctatGACATACTGTGAgtctttggagtaattttgtgtgtttttggaattattttgtgcttttatggtgtgattgtgtggatttttgctattgttttgtccattttttatgttgtggtttttgggagtaatttttgtgtatttttctttttttttctatttttgagtatttttgttgtgttttttgtgttttcagagtccatttgtgttgttttcttgtgCAATTATCTGTATTTTAGCTGCTTAGTGTCTTTCTAGgtcacattgtgtgttttggacTTCTTAGAGACATTTTGagtctgtttttggagttgttttgtgcattcatggtgttattttgtctattttatgtcatattgcatgtttttattttagttattttgtgcattttttatgttaattttagtattttagctgttttgtatatttctaagtcacattgtggtgtttttttgagtcattttgtgttttcagagtcatttttgtagttattttgtatatttttctgtcatacaGGATCAACCCCTCGGACAGTttcgtattttttttattatgataaaTCCTTTGCTGAGAGTTTAGTTGTATTCACTTTTATAagataaaatactaataaatgatGATGTTTTTATCTGAGAAATTAAAGCCTGGGACAGCAAAGAAATACAGCACTTCATagttatatttataatttatttggtttttataAAGTTTACCTCATGGATAGAAATGTATCTGTTCCTGACCTGTTTTTGGCCGACGCTGCTCGGTCCCTTTGGCGCCGGTTCTTGAACCAGTTTCCGACCTGGGTTGGCGTGAGACCCGTGGCCTGGGCCAGGTGTCGTTTCCTGGACGGGTTGGGGTAGGGGTCCTGGAGGTACCACTCCCTCAGCAGGCTGCGGGTCCTCTCCTGGAGGAAAGGAGGGGTTTTCATCTATTAGTGATCCTAATAAACACAGCCAGTTATTTTGATCTCATCCCATTAAAGCAGAATAATCTGATGCTCCCGTTAATCGTATTAGTCTGGATTTATAAATAGATGAACACGTTCTACATTAGAAGTGTACacaacattatatttgcactaaaTTGGATCATGCTAAAGGGCTTAATAGGCTGTGGACAGGTTACCCCTCCTCCAGAGGTTTGGAATCAGAGATTAAACTATGGATAAGTACCTGATCATACCACTAGGGGGAGCTCCAAGGTGGAATACATTGTTTACACAACTTAATCTACATCTTTTAAACGCAGGTTTCAGTGTCAGACACTTTATATACACCACTAACCATCATATTAAGAGtgaaatttgatttatttgcttCTTGGGCCTTTTTTTTCCAagagttaaatgtaaataaattccCCCAGAGTTGCTCATAAATGTCAATAttgtgagaaaaatacacaaattgtctccaaaaaaacaaaaaaaaaaggaattattgCAAAAGGTTGAATGAAAGTCTAGCATGTATTAAACATCAAAGTATGTCCCTGTACCTTTTATTGGGCTTTAAAttagtgcagtggttttcaaccttggggtcatgaccccatgtggggtggCCTGGAATTTCTCctagttgattaaaaaaataaatactgaataaagatatattttatatttttcatatatatatatatatatatataattttacaaaTTTAAACACGACACACAATGATAAACATGTGTATTCTCTACTTTCactttatcaaatataaatctaatgttACGTTATGGTttagtttattcagacaactttttccaggaaatttacTGTGAAATGTCatttgacatgtttcgactgccaactgtcagtcttcctcagaggcgccTGCTGATCGCTTTAACGTGTCTTTATGActtctttctgggcgtggccaagtTTAGCATTctctcaggctggccacgcccagaaagaactcataaggacacctGAAAGTGattagcagatgcctctgaggaagactgacagttggcagagatcaaagtaaatttcctgaaaaaagtctgaatcattgaatcaaaatcaaatctaatttaaataaaatgcagtataaagaaaatcagaaagagaaaaaggaacaaaaaacataaataattcaataaaatacagtatgaaaatatcaAAGCTGACACATCTTGTTACTTTAACACAAATCTTcgttactctgtatttgtaacacagcataaaaattatgattaaaaacgAATTCTGGCTATAAATATGTGATgtaaaaaatggggtcacgatccactGTGCTGAGTCACCAGTTTTACCTACGGAAGCGGGTTAGTGCCAATTTTGAAGTGCAAATCAAGATTCAGAATAGTTGAGATTAAAGTGGAAAGTTTGAGAATAAACTTCAAATATAATGTTGAAAGACAAGattaattttgaaaatgaacttaaaataaaatgtgataaaagtcgaaggtttgctaatgaagtcaaatcagATCATGACCGTCTATCgatgaatgcgttaaactatacttcaaagttgggtttaattaGATTCTTTCTCTTTTATCTCATAACACAGTGTTGTCATTTCTTTAAGAACTTTGAAGAGATGTTGCCAAAAACTTAATCTGTTCAGAAAGAAAACCAGTCAAGTTTGGAAGAagtggagcattcagtccgtctgtggctattgaggagctacggaaacagattagggtcaGTTTAGACAGACTATTgtcgtatatggtgaattggccctagtcagcttccATAGATTTGACTTTGTTTGCAAatcttcgacttttatcacgatactgtattttgagtttatttttaaaattttgactttaatctcgacattttgacttgaatgttgacattatatttcaattttattttggaaatttttgacttcattcttgatttgaccaaaattattttctccgtcaaaattggccctaatccgcttccgtGGATTTGACTTTAtcagcaaacctttgactttcatcacaatattgtatgttgagttaattttttaaatttaatcttgtcttttttactttaatctcaacatatATTTCAACTTCAATCTTGAAATTtccactttaatctcaacatttctaCTTTTATACTTGATTTGACCAAATTTATTTTCTGGAtgaaaattggccctaatccacttctgtacttttgatattttaaaaataaatccatatTTTGCCATgttctgctttaaaaacatttaaatagtcTCTCAAAGTGCAccaacatacaaaataaaatttaaaaaaaactgtttgtaAATCAAAAACATCCCAACACATATTGCTGATCTTTCATG
This window of the Gouania willdenowi chromosome 18, fGouWil2.1, whole genome shotgun sequence genome carries:
- the LOC114480753 gene encoding actin-related protein 2, with product MDSEGRKVVVCDNGTGFVKCGFAGSNFPEHIFPALVGRPIIRSTTKVGNIEIKDLMVGDEASECRSMLELSYPMENGMVLCWEDMLHLWDHTFGPDRLDIDPKECKILLTEPPMNPMKNRERITEVMFEKYQFHGIYVAIQAVLTLYAQGLLTGVVVDSGDGVTHICPVYEGYSLPHLTRRLDIAGRDITRYLIKLLLLRGYAFNHTADFETVRLLKEKLCYVGYNIEQEQRLAIETTYLVESYMLPDGREVNVGGERFGAPEALFQPHLIDVEGAGVAELLFNTIQAADIDLRADFYKHIVLSGGSTMYPGLPSRLEREIKQLYLERVLDGDTQKLSKFKIRIEDPPRRKHMVFLGGAVLANIMKDKDSFWLSKAEYEEKGLGVLQKLGGGIR